The Xyrauchen texanus isolate HMW12.3.18 chromosome 42, RBS_HiC_50CHRs, whole genome shotgun sequence genome includes the window TGGACTCTCTGAGGCGGTGGCACCACTGGAAAATGTATTCCTGTAGAATGTTCTATTCTTTCTGCTATGGTGGCAACAAATGTTTATACAGTTCTTTAGAGTATTGTTTTGTCATGTATAACATTGCACTGTGTTAAAGCTTAAAGCACTTTTTATATTTCTATACTGATTTTATACTGGTTATACTTGAATTTTAATATGGTATGATACAAATACTATCATAGCTTACCAGTTCTTCAGAGTATTGTGTTTTGTTATGTAACAATGTCTAATGTTAAAGCTCAGTGCAGGGTTTAcaagtttttgaaaatgttatgtaATAGACGTGTAATGGTAAAGATGTGTAATGCTAaagcttaaatcacctttttcaGTATTATAGTCACACGTTAAGATATTGTGGCACTCAGTGCAGGTTTAcaagtttttaatacttttatacTTGTATTTTGACATTAAAAGAAATATGCAGAGTTCTGATCAAATTCTATTATTTCTATGTGTTTATTCATCTGCAATTGAGCTTACAAAATCAGTTTGTCACAAATCTctgtacaaatatacagtatatatattcctAGTTTAACATATCCCCCCCAACTATATTTATCTTGCATGTATTTCTGTAATATTGATCAGGTAGAACAGTGCCTCCTGAAACACACTATGATCATTGTTAACCACTGTTCCAAAATCAAGAGACATGTCTGGAAACCTCTCTCCGAACAGCTGCTCAGCATGACATCAGTCTTGCTCTGCCGAAAACGGGTCAGAGCCAAAGACAGATACCCAAGTCAGGGAGGACCCCAACTCCTGCTCATACATGTGTGCTGCCTCTGCAGCATTGGGGAGCAGCACTGTGGGGATTAGAGCTTGTTATCCGTTTTTTCCATTTCTCATTTGAGCACAAAATCGGAAATTGAAAAAACGGGTCATTATCCGTTATTTCATTTTGGATTTGGAAACGAATATTGAGAAAAcaagtagttttttgtttttagtttgaaAAACAAATGATATACTGGTTAGGTTGTTCCCTGGGATTGTTTGATTCTTAATAGCCACAGTCTGAGTATTAATATTGAATACAGcaaataagaaattatttaaaatgtatctatttagTATTACAAGCTAgtcataataaaatgtatattttttttaactaatttataATTGacttattattaatacattttacactCATGGCAAGTAATAATTGCATAGTTTTTCATGTATGCTATTTTAATCTCTAATATTAGTACCATCATTCTACATCATACTTTGTCCTTAAAATAACTGCTAGGATTATTTAcaaatctggaaaaaaaaaaaaatttaatttttgatACAAGATGTGAATGAACAGCATCTTCAAGTCCCTATCCACCCACAGTTTACCtcagtattttgtattttgagCACGACTATTGTTTTAGTGTGTCTAAACTACTTTCTGTTTTGCTGTTGTGTAATGATACCTTCAGAAATCTAtttgcattttctttctttctgtcatggGTCATGTGGACATTAGCATAATGCAAATAGATACAATTTTACTTTAATTTGCATCAAGGTTTTCATTTCTATACCTTAGCCTCTATCATTGGCTATATTCACACCCTGATATGTACTTAGATGACTCAGTCAAGTGGAAAAATAccttaatggatggatggactttgtATCCTAGGTTATGTGGGTTTGGGATATATTATATCATAAAATCTTGCATAGTAGCcaatgcagatttgtttttgtcACCACCACTAAACATTTATGTAACACTAGAAGCAGGCCATCATAGGTTAGACTTTCCAGGGACgctatttttgttgtatttttaagaaGGTTATTTCATGTCCTTTTAGGCCTTTTGAATCAGAAGGTCGCAAAAGGTTTCAGAAAATCAATAGGTGAGGCTGCAAACCTGGAGGAAAAACTAATGTTCAACTGTGTAAGTATATGACTGCACTATTGTCAAAAattatccatgtgataaattttttacaatatttttcagAACCTTAAAATAATCCTGATCTGGTTTTTGTGTTATGCATGTACAGCgtgctgaaaaaacaaataataaaatgtgtttgataAATCAATATAGCTGAACTGACATATTAAGAGTTTAGATAGGAAATGTTCATGTTCATGATGTGCTGCATTAGATGATGCAATTGATAACTAAAGAGAGAGAAACTCAGAGTCTGATTTATTTACATCACAACGGAAGAGTGGAGCTAAACCATAATACcaaatttattagttttcttgCCTCACTCTATCATCTACTACTCGTTATGTAGTCACTTTCCCCTTGCCAAGGCAACAAGACCCCTGTTCATATTTTTGGAACCTTCAAAGCAGACAGCTCCCAGAATATACATAAAGGacaaaacaaagagagaaaaatcCTTGTTGCTAAGAAACAGGAAAAACATGACACCAGGAGGACCGCTTGCATGAAATAATAGACCAAATTAAATCATATTACTACACAGTGCATTGCAATTGTAATAACACAATTTGTTTTATCACTGAAGACAGAGACATTAAACATAGATAAACTGTTTTCAGAACATTTGGAAAGATTTTAGTGCTTTGAATGCACTGAATATAACAGTCCTGACACTGTCATTTGAATTCCTTATATTCTGTAAATGATTTGATTGTTTGTAATAACAAGCTAATTACAGTATTAGCCAGTTGCTGAATTACTTGTGGGGAATCCATGAATTAATTAGCCTTCTGCATTTTAATCTCAtcaaatcacacaaacacactacacagaaatgagaaaaaagTTTTACACCAAGGTGCATTTCTCAATATAAGATTGTGTATAATGTTTCCGTACATTTAGAATATATGGGCACATTAGGAACTCAACTGTGATTAGCTGcacttttttatataaagctatatATGTAGAATGTTTGTCTGTTGTCTGCACTTCATTATTCTTGCACTGCTGGAGCAgtttctaaaatacattttttaacctGAAAGGAAAAAAGACGTTCATTATATCATCATGCTAATTCTGTATGGAGAAGTTTGGCCTCACATTGCCATTCTGGTCTTACTTGCTTTTGTCTTCTACTGATTTGcatttcttgttgttgttttgctctgACCTCCTCCAGAGTTAAGCATCCACCTGGAGAAGAAGGATGATTATGTTTAGCTCAGGATTTCAATTACCCTTACATTTTCTGTAGCATTCTGTATTTTACTAACAGAGATAAACagatttgaactgtggtaacttatGGGTCGTAGTGTGTAGTACTTGTCCTTGTTAAAATTCAATCAGAGGAACCACAATGATTGATTATGCATTTGTGCGAACCAATCAGGATGTCATAAAGTGACTTTATCTCCGCCTAGCGGTCATAACAGCACACATATCCTGGGATAATAATAATTTCGGATAGACTCATCAGTCAGCTTCTTGACTTTGTTTTCTGTTATTGTGGGTTGAATGACTCACCCACAGTACTAGGAGGTATGGAAATGTAACCCATAGCCCGACTCAGGCGCAGGTCCTCCAGAGCAGCCAGTTCTGCCTCTGCCTCTGTCAAAGGTTTGAGTCAAATAGTGCTTATTGACAACTTGAATTTCTATGATGgccttttaaacttaaaaaaaatatatattaatatatattgagacgaggaggagagagagagagagagagagagatattgaaTATAAAGTACTAACCCAATTTTCAGAAAACAGATGCTACAGACACAAGCTATACCTACTTTGCTGAATATCTTGTCTTTTCTTTGGGTTTGGCGCGAAGACAGTAAATGCCTTTTGACTGCCACAAACAGATCGGAAAGTGTCAGGAACCAAATTAATTATTTGAATGAACAAAACAAGCTGTAAAGATTTACGATGGTAGCTAACTACACATTTTACGGTTGATTCTTGGATTAAAAGTCACCATATGTTCAGAGGCCACTGACTACTCTAAAAGTCCTACCTGTGAATTTCATAAAGGACATGAGAATATGAGTTTGGCTTTGGTGGTTCTTTCGGCGCACTTGTTGCAGGTTTTAAATTAGCCGATGTTTTTGGCTTCATTGCTGTATTGCTTTTCATCTCCGTAGCTTTGGGTTTGCTTTCGGTGCCATAGGTGCATCTCGAGCAACTTGACGCCCTCTGTTTTCGGGGATTAACATCTCTGGTTCGCCTTGCTGGTGTTGCTTCAGTTATACTTGCTTTCCTGTTCTGGTTTTTAGGTTTCATTTCAAAGACTTTCGGCTTTATAACTCTCGTGTCTGGCATTTTTTTGCAGTGATAGATTTCCTCTGAGGCATGCAAACCCTCGCTTGTCTCTCACCGATCTTCAAACGTATTTATGTCTTGATTGAACTGATTTTTAGCTTCATTTAAGATAACTAACGTCTCAAATAAGAGACAGTCGAAAAGCCGGTGTAGCTGGACAAACACAGCAACACAGTTTGATCCTATTAGTGCGCACACGCAAGGTACACTGGCCGCTGAAACCTCAGATTAGCTAACTCATAGTGgaaaaccaataataataataatatattattatatgactatagcctaataataatcatCAATAACAATTAGTCACACGAGATCACAGCATTATCTGAGCTAGGTTGAGTTGGCTAATCCCTCGATAACATGTGGTGTAGACCTATTATGAACGGAGAAGCATTCTCAATTATAGCTTAATTTATCCATCTGCTTTCTTTAGGAGGTTAGAAATTTGGATAACAAAAGCACGGTTGCTGTTAAAATATCAAGACACTAGAGTGTCCATATATTAATAATGAATTGTAGCTTAATTAATAACACCATAGTCAACTTAATATGGGAATATGGGACACTTTTGGAAATGTTACTTTTCCTGGCACTTTTAATCATGATCCAGATGCCACATGACTTGACATTATATCTTTATAGAAAGTTAGCATGCCTCTCTGGTCAGATTTATTCAAGCAatactggtaaagtgggacatTTGGATTGCTGGGGCGATTCCaggatttttttaaatggggTGGCAGGGGGGACCAAGAAACAGTCAGGGAAGTCCATGGAAAATCTGAAAATTATATCAGAAATAAATACTGCCTT containing:
- the zgc:194621 gene encoding uncharacterized protein zgc:194621; this translates as MPDTRVIKPKVFEMKPKNQNRKASITEATPARRTRDVNPRKQRASSCSRCTYGTESKPKATEMKSNTAMKPKTSANLKPATSAPKEPPKPNSYSHVLYEIHSQKAFTVFAPNPKKRQDIQQKAEAELAALEDLRLSRAMGYISIPPSTVGGCLTLEEVRAKQQQEMQISRRQKQVKKCILETAPAVQE